A DNA window from Sporomusaceae bacterium FL31 contains the following coding sequences:
- a CDS encoding cell cycle protein, producing the protein MMNPTWLEERLLILIGSLVALSGIIAVTLTSGDIHYTAIAAITGLILCWFTIHFVIRRKGHFGDPLLLPLAIILVSIGLVMIFRLKPNLLLYQALWVFVGLFAFSASAFFFRELERLAEYKYICGIFGVLLLLSAILFGVDIGGNKNWVIIGPVRFQPSEFAKLFIVVFLAAYLNERRQLLTLMNNKYGPLTLPPMRFIAPLLIIWGLAMMMFILQRDLGSALLFFGIALLMTYMASGKINYVLIGSCLFLVGAIACYSLYPHVQTRVDIWLNPWSDPNGKAYQIVQSLFALGTGGILGSGLSFGYPNLIPEVHTDFIFSAIGEELGLTGGAAILILYIIMICRAFKAAILADQDFKALVAGGLAAATALQIFIIIGGVTKFLPLTGITLPFISYGGSSMVANFMFLGMLFAISEKRPYDEHQ; encoded by the coding sequence ATGATGAATCCCACGTGGCTGGAAGAACGGTTACTTATTTTGATCGGCAGCCTAGTGGCTTTGTCGGGGATTATTGCAGTAACCCTAACTAGTGGGGATATCCATTATACCGCAATAGCTGCAATTACCGGTCTAATACTATGCTGGTTTACCATTCATTTTGTTATTAGGCGGAAAGGCCATTTCGGAGATCCTCTTTTGCTGCCATTGGCTATTATACTGGTGAGTATCGGGCTGGTAATGATTTTTCGGCTTAAGCCAAATTTATTATTATATCAGGCACTATGGGTTTTTGTAGGACTTTTTGCTTTTTCAGCGTCTGCCTTTTTTTTCCGTGAATTAGAGCGGTTGGCAGAATATAAGTATATCTGCGGTATCTTTGGAGTGCTGCTGCTATTATCGGCAATTCTTTTTGGCGTTGATATAGGTGGTAATAAAAATTGGGTTATAATCGGACCAGTAAGGTTTCAGCCATCAGAATTTGCTAAGCTGTTTATTGTTGTTTTCTTGGCTGCCTATTTGAATGAGCGTCGACAACTTTTGACATTAATGAATAATAAATATGGACCCCTGACATTGCCGCCGATGCGCTTTATTGCGCCTTTACTAATCATATGGGGACTAGCGATGATGATGTTCATTTTGCAGCGTGATCTTGGATCGGCATTATTGTTTTTTGGCATTGCATTATTAATGACTTATATGGCCAGTGGTAAGATAAATTATGTTCTTATTGGCAGTTGTTTATTTTTAGTCGGGGCAATTGCCTGCTATAGTTTATATCCACACGTTCAGACGCGAGTTGATATTTGGTTAAACCCATGGTCAGACCCGAATGGGAAGGCTTACCAGATTGTGCAATCGCTGTTTGCTTTGGGGACAGGCGGTATTTTGGGAAGTGGCTTATCATTTGGTTATCCAAATTTAATTCCCGAAGTACATACTGATTTTATTTTTTCAGCCATAGGAGAGGAGCTCGGATTAACAGGAGGAGCTGCGATTCTAATTCTATATATTATTATGATTTGTCGTGCTTTTAAAGCTGCGATTTTAGCTGATCAAGATTTTAAGGCACTGGTTGCCGGTGGTTTAGCGGCAGCGACAGCTTTGCAGATTTTTATCATCATTGGCGGTGTTACTAAATTCTTGCCATTGACCGGTATCACCTTGCCTTTTATTAGCTACGGTGGAAGTTCGATGGTGGCAAATTTTATGTTTCTTGGCATGTTATTTGCTATATCAGAAAAGAGGCCGTATGATGAGCACCAATAA
- a CDS encoding peptidoglycan glycosyltransferase: MSTNNIAENIRRVAYLLVILLIALIVHVSYIQVIEGSFYAAHPLNRRSTEYAKSIQRGTIFDRNGQIIAVSEKTDDSGYKRVYPYGDILAHPIGYDSIKLGKTGIENTYNGYLAGINTPERGLGAISRLLDRHHAYNLVLTIDSKLQSVAYKALGSHRGAIVVLDPRTGAILAMVSKPSFDPNQIETLWDGISKSSASPLLNRATNGLYPPGSIIKPMFAEAALTEKIVNTDNTFNCTGSLRIGKDYTLTESNHVAHGELNLEQALTVSCNTTFGSLALKLGRNKVAATFDRYGFDKDLGQELQETASRLPSFSELGDGDLAQAGIGQGSLLVTPMRMAMLASTFANKGVLMQPYLVSKITADDGSIIKNYAPVEWLKPANAQMADQISKMMISVVNKGTGNQAYISGVQVAGKTGTAENPHGESHAWFIGFAPADAPQVAVAVIVENGGSGGGVAAPIARQILLQALR, encoded by the coding sequence ATGAGCACCAATAATATTGCAGAAAATATTCGACGGGTTGCCTATTTACTGGTTATTTTACTGATAGCACTTATTGTTCATGTATCCTATATCCAGGTTATTGAAGGCAGTTTTTATGCAGCACATCCGCTTAACCGTCGTAGCACTGAATATGCAAAAAGTATTCAGCGCGGAACTATCTTTGATCGAAATGGTCAGATTATTGCTGTTAGTGAAAAAACAGATGATAGTGGTTATAAACGCGTTTATCCATATGGTGATATATTGGCTCATCCAATCGGCTATGATAGTATTAAATTGGGTAAGACAGGAATTGAAAATACCTACAACGGCTATTTGGCTGGCATAAATACTCCAGAACGCGGGTTAGGTGCAATTAGCCGTTTATTAGACAGACATCATGCCTATAATTTGGTGCTGACTATTGATAGCAAGTTGCAAAGTGTTGCTTATAAAGCATTAGGGAGTCACCGAGGAGCCATTGTTGTATTAGATCCACGTACTGGAGCAATACTGGCAATGGTGAGTAAACCGAGCTTTGATCCCAATCAAATTGAAACTTTATGGGATGGCATTTCAAAATCATCTGCAAGCCCGCTATTAAATCGGGCTACCAATGGATTATATCCGCCAGGATCAATTATTAAGCCAATGTTTGCAGAAGCTGCACTAACTGAAAAAATAGTGAATACCGATAATACGTTTAACTGTACCGGATCATTAAGAATTGGCAAGGACTATACGTTAACAGAAAGCAATCATGTTGCTCATGGTGAGTTAAATCTTGAGCAGGCGCTGACTGTTTCGTGTAATACAACGTTTGGCAGTTTAGCTTTAAAATTAGGGAGAAATAAGGTCGCAGCAACATTTGATCGCTATGGCTTTGACAAGGATCTTGGCCAAGAACTTCAGGAAACTGCTAGCCGGCTGCCAAGTTTTAGTGAGCTTGGTGATGGTGATTTAGCACAAGCTGGCATAGGACAAGGTAGTTTGTTAGTAACACCAATGAGAATGGCTATGTTAGCCAGTACATTTGCCAACAAAGGTGTACTTATGCAACCTTATCTTGTTAGCAAAATTACTGCCGACGATGGAAGTATCATTAAAAACTATGCGCCAGTAGAATGGCTAAAGCCTGCTAATGCTCAAATGGCTGACCAAATTTCGAAAATGATGATTAGCGTGGTTAATAAAGGTACTGGGAATCAGGCTTATATATCTGGGGTTCAAGTAGCAGGAAAAACAGGTACTGCTGAAAACCCTCACGGTGAATCACATGCTTGGTTTATCGGATTTGCACCAGCTGATGCTCCCCAGGTTGCTGTTGCGGTGATAGTTGAGAATGGGGGTTCGGGCGGCGGTGTTGCCGCACCGATTGCTCGCCAAATTTTATTACAAGCATTACGTTGA